The Methylomarinum vadi genome has a window encoding:
- a CDS encoding chorismate--pyruvate lyase family protein, with translation MPNNSFLFKQEPCWKPNHPGLRHALPQAVGSWVYEAGSLTKRLRGFYGDSFAVKILFHQWRPAFLSECKQLHLPHQQYGLVREVLLHADGKPLILARTILPTNTIKIAKRNLSHLGTRPLGEVIFSYPDLERRQLDICSIKPNDWSSDIRQLVKIEETIWGRRTIYAIKKQPLVVSEFFLRGALEAM, from the coding sequence GTGCCTAACAACAGTTTCTTATTCAAGCAAGAGCCATGCTGGAAGCCAAACCACCCTGGTCTGCGCCACGCCCTGCCCCAAGCCGTCGGCTCCTGGGTTTACGAAGCCGGCTCGCTGACCAAACGATTACGCGGTTTTTACGGCGACAGTTTCGCAGTAAAAATTTTGTTCCACCAGTGGCGCCCCGCTTTTTTAAGCGAGTGCAAACAATTACACCTGCCCCATCAGCAATATGGGCTGGTTCGTGAAGTTCTGCTGCATGCCGACGGCAAGCCGCTGATCCTGGCCCGCACCATTCTGCCGACAAACACCATCAAAATCGCCAAGCGTAACTTGTCCCACTTAGGCACACGCCCGCTGGGCGAGGTTATTTTTTCCTATCCCGACCTGGAACGACGGCAACTCGATATCTGCAGCATCAAACCGAATGATTGGAGTAGCGACATTCGCCAACTGGTGAAGATCGAAGAAACGATTTGGGGACGCCGGACGATTTATGCCATTAAAAAGCAACCGTTGGTGGTCAGCGAATTTTTTCTGCGGGGCGCGTTGGAGGCTATGTGA
- a CDS encoding MarR family winged helix-turn-helix transcriptional regulator: protein MERIEEVLIALRRVIRATDLHSKHLAKTTGLTAPQILLLKTIHTKGQATIGELANEISLSQATVTTILDRLEKRKLVYRERSTTDKRKVHAHLTNEAIEILKNAPIPLQDHFTRQFETLQDWEKTMIISALQRLAQMMDAQDIDASPVLDVGMLDRQSSSADDNGPLSKES, encoded by the coding sequence TTGGAGCGCATCGAGGAAGTACTTATTGCCCTGCGCCGCGTCATCAGGGCTACCGACCTTCATTCCAAGCATCTTGCCAAAACCACCGGCCTGACCGCGCCGCAGATCTTGCTACTCAAGACCATCCATACGAAAGGCCAGGCAACCATCGGCGAATTGGCCAACGAAATCAGCCTCAGCCAGGCCACCGTTACGACAATTCTGGATAGGCTGGAAAAGCGCAAATTGGTCTACCGCGAACGCTCTACAACGGACAAACGCAAGGTACATGCCCATCTGACAAATGAGGCAATCGAAATATTGAAGAATGCGCCCATTCCTTTGCAGGACCATTTCACCCGTCAGTTCGAAACCTTGCAGGATTGGGAAAAAACCATGATTATTTCCGCCCTGCAACGGCTGGCGCAAATGATGGACGCCCAGGATATCGATGCCTCCCCGGTATTGGATGTCGGCATGCTGGACAGACAAAGCAGTTCTGCGGACGATAACGGACCGCTCAGCAAAGAAAGCTGA
- the ectA gene encoding diaminobutyrate acetyltransferase translates to MRESKSESIDINLRPPQAEDGASVFQLVAHCPPLDPNSMYCNLLQCSHFAGTSVAALNQDDLVGFISGYLIPERQDCLFIWQVAVSEKARGQGLATRMLNDILARPQCADVRFLETTITEENRASWALFQGLAKKLNTELHTKVMFDRKQHFDNAHDTEMLVRVGPFQ, encoded by the coding sequence ATGCGAGAGTCAAAATCCGAATCAATAGATATCAATTTACGCCCGCCTCAAGCGGAGGACGGCGCCTCAGTATTTCAGTTGGTGGCACATTGTCCGCCGCTTGACCCCAATTCCATGTACTGCAATTTGTTGCAATGCAGCCATTTTGCCGGGACTTCGGTAGCGGCGCTCAACCAAGACGATTTAGTCGGTTTTATCTCCGGGTATCTGATCCCGGAACGTCAGGATTGCCTATTCATTTGGCAGGTGGCCGTTAGCGAGAAGGCCAGGGGGCAAGGGCTGGCGACCAGGATGTTGAACGATATTCTGGCGCGTCCTCAATGCGCCGATGTCCGTTTCCTGGAAACGACGATTACCGAAGAGAACAGGGCCTCGTGGGCTTTATTCCAAGGATTGGCAAAGAAACTGAACACGGAATTGCACACGAAGGTGATGTTCGATCGAAAACAGCATTTTGATAACGCGCATGATACGGAAATGTTGGTCAGGGTCGGTCCGTTCCAATGA
- the ectB gene encoding diaminobutyrate--2-oxoglutarate transaminase produces MKIFEEIESEVQSYARSFPRVFNKAQGEFLYDEEGNKYLDFLAGAGTLNYGHNNPIFKEKLLKYIHNDGITHGLDLHTKAKGEFLETFNEKILKPRGLDYVVQFTGPTGTNAVEAALKLARNVTGRENIVAFTNGFHGVSLGSLAATGNSHHRGAAGVSLIGTSRIPYDGYLGDDIDTTAYLDKVLSDSSSGIDKPAAVIVETVQGEGGINAASFEWLRNLQEVCRRHEVLLIVDDIQAGCGRTGTYFSFEDAGISPDIVTMSKSLGGYGLPFAVVLFRPELDQWKPGEHNGTFRGNNFAFVTAKAAIDHYWSDDKLSQEVKRKGEYISQRLQAIIDQYGEGNFTARGRGMFQGINCVNGDLAGKITRRAFKQNLIIETSGADDHVVKFLCPLIISDENLKKGLDIVEQAIKEVCGKEDSIPEEKDYFESTKLAS; encoded by the coding sequence ATGAAAATTTTTGAAGAAATCGAATCGGAAGTGCAGAGCTATGCGCGTTCGTTTCCGCGGGTGTTCAATAAAGCCCAAGGCGAGTTTCTTTACGACGAAGAAGGCAACAAATATCTCGATTTTCTTGCCGGGGCGGGTACGTTAAATTACGGGCACAACAATCCCATTTTTAAAGAGAAACTGCTCAAATATATCCATAATGACGGTATCACCCATGGCTTGGATTTGCATACCAAGGCCAAAGGCGAATTTTTGGAGACCTTCAACGAAAAAATTCTGAAGCCGCGCGGCCTCGACTATGTCGTGCAATTTACCGGACCGACCGGCACCAATGCCGTCGAAGCGGCGTTGAAACTGGCCAGGAACGTGACCGGGCGCGAGAATATCGTGGCTTTTACCAACGGCTTCCACGGCGTCAGTCTCGGTTCGTTGGCGGCGACCGGTAACTCGCACCATCGCGGGGCGGCCGGTGTCAGTCTGATCGGCACCAGCCGTATCCCTTATGACGGTTATCTCGGCGACGATATCGACACTACCGCTTATTTGGACAAGGTATTGTCCGACTCCAGTAGCGGTATCGACAAGCCGGCGGCGGTGATTGTCGAAACCGTGCAGGGCGAGGGCGGTATCAACGCAGCCAGTTTCGAATGGTTGAGAAACTTGCAGGAAGTGTGCAGAAGGCACGAGGTATTGCTGATCGTCGATGACATCCAGGCCGGTTGCGGCCGCACCGGCACCTATTTCAGCTTCGAGGACGCCGGTATATCCCCCGACATCGTGACGATGTCGAAATCCTTGGGCGGTTACGGCCTACCATTCGCGGTGGTGTTGTTCCGTCCCGAACTGGATCAATGGAAGCCGGGCGAACATAATGGTACTTTCCGCGGTAATAACTTCGCTTTCGTGACGGCAAAGGCCGCGATCGACCATTACTGGTCGGACGATAAACTGTCGCAGGAAGTTAAGCGCAAAGGGGAATATATCTCTCAACGCCTGCAAGCCATCATCGACCAGTACGGCGAGGGAAATTTTACCGCACGCGGCCGAGGCATGTTCCAGGGTATCAATTGCGTCAATGGCGATTTGGCCGGAAAAATCACCCGCCGGGCCTTCAAACAAAACTTGATCATCGAAACCAGTGGCGCCGACGACCATGTCGTCAAATTTTTGTGTCCGCTGATTATCAGTGATGAAAATTTGAAAAAAGGGCTCGATATCGTCGAGCAGGCGATCAAGGAAGTGTGCGGCAAGGAAGATTCCATTCCGGAAGAAAAGGATTATTTCGAAAGCACGAAACTGGCCAGCTGA
- a CDS encoding ectoine synthase, with the protein MIVRNLAEAEQSNRRIVSPDGNWESTRMLLKDDNMGFSFHITTIYQGADFRMHYKNHLESVYCMSGEGEVETLADGKKYPISPGTLYILDKHDEHILRAFSEMKMACVFNPPLNGKEVHNAEGAYELVAEEISD; encoded by the coding sequence ATGATAGTTAGAAATTTAGCCGAAGCAGAACAAAGCAATCGTCGAATCGTCTCGCCAGACGGCAATTGGGAAAGTACCCGAATGTTGTTGAAAGACGATAACATGGGATTTTCCTTCCATATTACAACCATTTATCAAGGTGCGGATTTCCGCATGCATTATAAAAACCACCTCGAGTCGGTGTACTGCATGTCCGGCGAAGGCGAAGTCGAAACGCTGGCCGATGGCAAAAAATATCCCATCTCGCCAGGTACCTTGTATATCCTGGACAAGCATGACGAGCATATTTTGCGCGCCTTCAGCGAAATGAAGATGGCCTGCGTCTTTAACCCGCCCTTGAACGGTAAGGAAGTGCACAATGCCGAAGGTGCCTATGAATTGGTAGCGGAGGAAATCAGCGACTGA
- the thpD gene encoding ectoine hydroxylase, whose amino-acid sequence MFTEQLLELDRTSDIYPSRGYGAARLLERKDPVVYASTEQESPIDIALVRQYRTRGFLVLENFFSKQEVACFREELDRLGEGAKLRQTEEIITETESGDIRSLFKVHENNLLFGQLARDQRIAGLAQYLLDDQVYIHQSRVNYKPGFRAKEFYWHSDFETWHVEDGMPRMRAVSISIALTDNYACNGPLMLVPGSHDYFAVCEGETPDQHYRSSLKMQQYGVPSDRLLQKLVRRGGIVQATGKAGNVIVFDCNVMHGSGSNITPYPRSNIFFVYNAISNRVQEPFGNLLPRPEYLCSREQIKPIVPQQFDYTDR is encoded by the coding sequence ATGTTTACCGAGCAACTACTCGAATTGGATAGGACTAGCGATATCTATCCTTCCCGTGGTTATGGGGCGGCGCGGTTACTGGAACGGAAAGACCCTGTTGTGTATGCGTCCACGGAGCAGGAAAGTCCGATCGATATTGCCTTAGTCCGGCAATATAGGACGCGGGGCTTTCTGGTGCTGGAAAATTTTTTCTCCAAGCAAGAAGTTGCTTGCTTTCGTGAGGAACTCGATCGCCTAGGCGAGGGTGCAAAACTTCGCCAAACAGAAGAAATCATTACGGAGACCGAGAGCGGCGATATCCGTTCCCTGTTTAAGGTCCATGAGAACAATTTGCTGTTTGGCCAATTGGCACGCGATCAGCGTATCGCGGGTTTGGCGCAATATTTGTTAGACGATCAAGTGTATATTCATCAGTCGCGCGTCAACTACAAGCCCGGTTTCAGGGCCAAGGAATTCTATTGGCATTCCGATTTTGAAACCTGGCATGTCGAGGACGGCATGCCTCGCATGCGGGCAGTGAGTATTTCGATCGCGTTGACCGATAACTATGCCTGCAACGGCCCTCTGATGTTGGTGCCGGGTTCGCATGATTACTTCGCGGTATGCGAGGGGGAAACCCCCGACCAGCATTACCGGAGTTCGCTGAAGATGCAGCAATACGGTGTGCCCAGCGATCGGTTGTTGCAAAAGTTGGTGCGACGAGGCGGTATCGTTCAGGCTACCGGCAAGGCGGGCAACGTGATCGTTTTCGATTGCAATGTCATGCACGGCTCGGGGAGCAACATCACCCCTTATCCGCGTTCCAACATCTTTTTTGTTTATAACGCGATTTCCAACCGGGTGCAGGAACCCTTCGGCAACCTGTTGCCGCGTCCGGAGTATCTTTGTTCCAGGGAGCAAATCAAACCCATCGTGCCGCAACAATTTGACTATACAGACCGATGA
- a CDS encoding TraR/DksA family transcriptional regulator: MTEEECLQLKRLVRSRIALLEEVLGGAVVVSDKKQEQEDDEAANLDLTINSAVESRVVENTKLELVRLKRNLQWLNSEDAGYCEQCGREIPFARLKTVPDTQFCVFCADSSRKS; the protein is encoded by the coding sequence ATGACCGAAGAAGAATGCTTACAACTCAAGCGTTTGGTCCGTTCACGCATCGCCTTGCTGGAAGAAGTATTGGGCGGCGCCGTGGTGGTGTCCGATAAGAAGCAAGAGCAGGAAGACGATGAGGCCGCGAATCTGGATTTGACCATCAATTCGGCCGTCGAGTCGCGCGTGGTGGAGAATACCAAGTTGGAGCTGGTGCGCTTGAAACGGAATTTGCAATGGCTGAACAGCGAAGATGCGGGATATTGCGAGCAGTGTGGCCGTGAAATTCCCTTTGCCCGTTTGAAAACGGTCCCTGATACACAGTTCTGCGTGTTTTGCGCGGATAGCAGCAGGAAATCTTAA